The following are encoded together in the Pseudoalteromonas shioyasakiensis genome:
- the flgC gene encoding flagellar basal body rod protein FlgC — MSLYNVFDISATGMSAQNVRLNTTASNISNANTISSSQDQTYRARHPVFAAELTKASSSQSNPQGSSVGVKVLGVVESDKPLQIEYNPNHPSADENGYIYKPNVNVVEEMANMISASRSYQTNVQVADAAKQMLSKTLLLGQR, encoded by the coding sequence ATGAGTTTGTATAATGTTTTTGATATTTCAGCAACCGGTATGAGTGCGCAAAATGTTCGCTTAAATACCACAGCCAGTAATATTTCGAATGCGAATACGATTAGTTCCAGCCAAGATCAGACATACCGAGCGCGCCATCCTGTTTTTGCTGCAGAGCTGACTAAAGCGTCATCATCACAAAGCAATCCTCAGGGCTCTTCTGTTGGCGTTAAAGTATTAGGTGTTGTAGAGAGCGATAAACCTCTGCAAATTGAATATAACCCGAACCACCCAAGTGCGGATGAAAATGGTTATATCTACAAACCTAACGTTAATGTTGTAGAAGAAATGGCAAATATGATTTCAGCCTCTCGCTCTTACCAAACAAATGTGCAAGTTGCTGATGCAGCTAAGCAAATGTTAAGTAAAACACTGTTGCTTGGGCAGCGGTAA
- a CDS encoding CheR family methyltransferase → MENKHLQQSEYDQFRSFLEQQCGIVLGDNKLYLVKSRLAPLMARFNVESLSQLVSKTLSPHERQLRAAVVDAMTTNETLWFRDQYPFELLKTKLFPELKDVRRPLKIWSAASSSGQEPYSIAMSVAEFQSKNPGVLKMGAQIIGTDISNTMLDMCKNAEYDSLALARGLSMERRQKFFKDSGNGMAQVVDPIRKMVSFRHLNLLDSYALMGKFDIIFCRNVLIYFSPEVKAKIISQFAQALNPKGYLFLGASESMAGLSDSFDMVRCNPGIIYQKK, encoded by the coding sequence TTGGAAAATAAGCATTTACAACAAAGCGAATACGATCAATTCCGCTCTTTTTTAGAGCAACAATGTGGCATTGTGCTTGGCGATAATAAACTTTATTTAGTTAAAAGCCGCCTTGCGCCGCTTATGGCGCGTTTTAATGTTGAGTCTTTATCACAGTTGGTAAGTAAAACACTAAGCCCTCATGAGAGGCAGCTTCGTGCCGCTGTCGTTGATGCGATGACAACCAATGAAACGCTTTGGTTTCGTGACCAATATCCGTTTGAGTTATTGAAAACAAAACTATTTCCTGAGCTTAAAGATGTGCGTAGGCCACTAAAAATATGGTCAGCGGCAAGTTCATCAGGACAAGAGCCGTACTCAATTGCCATGTCGGTTGCCGAGTTCCAATCTAAAAACCCAGGCGTATTAAAGATGGGTGCGCAAATTATTGGCACTGATATCTCTAATACCATGCTTGATATGTGCAAGAATGCTGAGTATGACTCGCTGGCGCTCGCTCGTGGCTTGTCGATGGAGCGTCGTCAAAAGTTCTTTAAGGACAGCGGTAATGGAATGGCTCAGGTAGTTGACCCTATACGTAAAATGGTCAGCTTTAGACATTTAAACTTACTCGATTCATATGCCCTAATGGGCAAGTTTGACATCATATTTTGCCGTAATGTGTTGATTTACTTTTCACCAGAAGTAAAAGCTAAAATCATTTCGCAATTTGCTCAAGCTTTAAACCCGAAAGGTTACCTGTTTTTAGGTGCGTCAGAATCAATGGCGGGCTTAAGTGATAGCTTTGATATGGTTCGTTGTAACCCGGGTATCATCTATCAGAAAAAGTAA
- the flgE gene encoding flagellar hook protein FlgE: MSFNIALTGLAAAQKDLDVTANNIANVNTTGFKESRAEFADVYASSVFSSGKTKNGDGVRTTMVAQQFHQGSLSFTNNSLDLAITGEGYFAMANDLGAQDFTYTRAGAFKLNQDNFIVDASGNYLQGFPVDEATGDTTSVSLSTSSALQIPDASGSPRATTNVYSSFNLDSRASAPTVTPFDPEASATYNSSTSTTVYDSLGEPHILQFFFVKTDSATTGNENEWEVYATLDEKPFDASGVEQTTTPYTPLTTFQFDSSGLPLNTDGVANTDASFNPLTLPNGAGAATGLSDLLSNGASFPDDVTMNWRDEAATANKVPTQYASNFEVKALEQDGATVGRLSGIDIGSDGKIVASYSNGDTSFLGQVAMVRFSNSQGLQQVGDTSWKKSLTSGEPIAGEPGSGTLGSINSSALEQSNVNLTNELVDLISAQRNFQANSRALEVNSTLQQNILQIR, encoded by the coding sequence ATGAGCTTCAATATTGCATTAACAGGTTTAGCAGCCGCGCAAAAAGATTTAGACGTTACCGCAAATAACATTGCTAACGTTAATACTACGGGCTTTAAAGAGTCTCGTGCAGAGTTCGCTGATGTATACGCATCATCAGTATTTAGTTCTGGTAAAACAAAAAATGGTGACGGTGTAAGAACGACAATGGTGGCACAGCAATTCCACCAAGGCTCGTTATCTTTCACAAATAACTCGCTCGACTTAGCGATCACTGGTGAAGGTTATTTCGCAATGGCGAATGACCTAGGTGCGCAAGACTTCACATATACTCGTGCAGGTGCGTTTAAATTAAACCAGGATAACTTCATTGTTGATGCAAGCGGTAACTACTTACAAGGTTTCCCTGTTGATGAAGCAACCGGTGATACCACTTCTGTTAGCTTAAGTACATCTTCGGCGTTACAAATTCCTGATGCGTCAGGTTCACCGCGTGCAACCACGAATGTTTATTCATCATTTAACCTAGATTCACGTGCCTCTGCGCCAACAGTGACACCGTTTGACCCTGAAGCAAGTGCTACATATAACAGTTCAACATCAACAACTGTGTATGATTCATTAGGTGAACCACATATTTTACAATTCTTTTTTGTGAAAACAGACTCAGCGACAACAGGTAATGAAAATGAATGGGAAGTGTATGCAACACTTGATGAAAAACCATTTGATGCAAGTGGTGTAGAGCAAACAACAACGCCTTATACACCACTAACTACATTCCAATTTGATTCAAGTGGTTTACCACTTAACACGGATGGTGTTGCTAATACTGATGCATCATTTAACCCATTAACTTTACCAAATGGCGCAGGCGCTGCGACAGGTTTATCTGACTTACTATCTAATGGTGCTAGTTTCCCTGATGATGTAACGATGAACTGGCGTGATGAAGCGGCAACAGCGAACAAAGTACCTACTCAATATGCTAGTAACTTTGAAGTAAAAGCACTTGAACAAGATGGTGCGACTGTAGGTCGTCTATCAGGTATCGATATCGGTTCTGACGGTAAAATTGTTGCTTCGTACAGTAATGGTGACACTTCATTCTTAGGTCAAGTTGCCATGGTACGCTTTTCGAATTCACAGGGTTTACAACAAGTGGGTGATACTTCTTGGAAGAAGAGTTTAACGTCAGGTGAGCCTATTGCTGGCGAACCAGGTTCAGGTACATTGGGTTCAATTAACTCATCTGCGCTTGAACAATCAAACGTAAACCTAACTAACGAACTTGTTGACTTGATTAGTGCGCAGCGTAACTTCCAAGCAAATTCACGTGCGCTTGAGGTTAACTCAACACTACAGCAAAACATCCTACAGATCCGTTAA
- a CDS encoding flagellar hook assembly protein FlgD, translating to MSNDISSASSTYLDNLRWQDNQNKTEEKDDTLTQEDFFSLLTQQLSFQDPSKPADNDQMIAQMTNFTMAEGISNLNEKFESLTASMTSNSALQASTLVGKQALLESDTIDFDGENLAKGSVVAETAVESLTLRITDSSGQLVRTMELGSQSAGALRFEWDGKDNDGNVLPEGEYDISAEGFVNGDYSSMPMATFKNIESVNINGASGIIVNTKEGAVRLTDIAEIA from the coding sequence ATGAGTAACGACATCAGCAGTGCGTCATCAACGTATTTAGATAATTTACGTTGGCAAGACAATCAAAATAAAACAGAAGAGAAAGATGATACTTTAACGCAAGAAGACTTCTTCTCACTTTTAACACAACAGTTGTCGTTTCAAGACCCAAGCAAGCCTGCTGACAACGATCAAATGATTGCGCAGATGACGAATTTCACTATGGCTGAGGGTATTTCAAACTTAAATGAGAAGTTTGAATCACTAACTGCATCAATGACATCTAACTCTGCGTTACAGGCTTCAACGCTTGTTGGTAAGCAAGCGTTACTTGAGTCTGACACCATTGATTTTGATGGCGAAAATCTCGCTAAAGGTTCTGTGGTTGCAGAGACTGCTGTTGAATCTTTAACGTTGAGGATCACGGATTCATCGGGTCAGTTAGTACGCACCATGGAACTTGGTTCGCAATCAGCGGGTGCACTTCGTTTTGAGTGGGATGGCAAAGATAACGATGGCAATGTACTCCCTGAAGGTGAGTATGACATCAGTGCTGAAGGCTTTGTAAATGGAGACTACAGCAGTATGCCAATGGCGACCTTTAAGAATATTGAAAGTGTCAATATTAATGGCGCAAGCGGCATTATCGTAAATACAAAAGAGGGTGCGGTTAGGCTAACTGATATAGCTGAAATCGCATAA
- the flgH gene encoding flagellar basal body L-ring protein FlgH: protein MRNIILVTSAALMLGGCMTTQNHHVVQDDPYYAPMYPEPTTEPMVPTGSLFDSYSADDLYSDKKALRAGDIITVKLQESTQATKAAKTETDKETDASLDPVIGLGGNPVNIGGDSIQFGIGSGASFKGDSKSNQSNSLFGDISVNVMRVLPNGNLVIRGEKWLTLNTGEEFIRLEGLVRPEDVQADNTVTSNRIANARIQYSGKGQIQETQSAGWLSRFFSSSLFPF from the coding sequence ATGCGTAATATTATCTTAGTCACATCGGCAGCATTAATGCTGGGTGGTTGTATGACAACGCAAAATCATCATGTGGTTCAGGATGACCCTTACTATGCGCCTATGTATCCGGAGCCAACAACAGAGCCAATGGTTCCAACGGGTTCGTTGTTTGATAGTTATTCAGCAGATGACTTGTACTCAGATAAAAAGGCATTGCGCGCTGGCGATATCATCACTGTTAAATTGCAAGAATCAACGCAAGCCACCAAAGCGGCAAAAACCGAAACCGACAAAGAAACGGACGCTAGTTTAGATCCTGTTATTGGGCTTGGTGGCAATCCAGTTAACATTGGCGGTGATAGCATTCAGTTTGGTATTGGTTCAGGAGCATCGTTTAAAGGTGATTCAAAGTCTAACCAATCGAATAGCTTATTTGGCGATATTTCTGTCAATGTGATGCGTGTTTTACCTAATGGAAACTTGGTTATTCGCGGTGAAAAATGGCTTACTTTGAACACAGGTGAAGAGTTTATTCGCTTAGAAGGCTTAGTTCGTCCTGAAGATGTGCAAGCAGATAACACGGTCACATCAAACCGTATTGCTAATGCGCGAATTCAATACTCAGGTAAAGGGCAAATTCAAGAAACGCAAAGTGCAGGTTGGCTGTCTCGTTTCTTTAGTAGTTCGCTTTTCCCATTTTAG
- a CDS encoding chemotaxis protein gives MAGILDSVNQRTQLVGQNRLELLLFKLRGRQRFGINVFKVREVLQCPPLTNMPKSNAYIRGVAHIRGQTISVIDLSMAVGGPAIENIKDSFIIIAEYNRSVQGFLVGGVERIVNMNWEKIMPPPSGAGRYSYLTAVTEIENELVEILDVEKILNEICPVNTEVSAEVVGEGEIQRDLGERIVFIADDSAVARNQVKRALEPLGVQTELAKNGKEALLRLREIAQLDCQNDITERVGLLISDVEMPEMDGYTLTAEIKADPKLSPLHVILHTSLSGVFNQAMIEKVGADDFIAKFNPDELATAVKKWVHCD, from the coding sequence AGGCATTTTAGACTCAGTTAACCAGCGTACTCAGTTGGTTGGGCAAAACCGCCTTGAATTACTATTATTCAAACTCAGAGGGCGACAACGCTTTGGTATAAACGTGTTTAAAGTAAGAGAGGTTCTGCAATGTCCACCACTTACTAACATGCCTAAATCAAATGCGTACATTCGCGGTGTTGCGCATATCCGTGGTCAAACTATCTCTGTTATTGATTTATCGATGGCTGTAGGTGGCCCTGCAATTGAAAATATCAAAGACAGTTTTATCATCATTGCTGAGTACAACCGTTCAGTGCAAGGGTTTTTAGTTGGCGGTGTTGAACGAATCGTTAATATGAACTGGGAAAAAATAATGCCGCCGCCTTCGGGAGCCGGACGTTATTCTTACCTAACTGCGGTCACTGAGATTGAAAACGAATTAGTTGAAATTCTCGATGTAGAAAAGATATTAAACGAAATTTGCCCAGTTAACACTGAAGTGAGTGCTGAAGTAGTTGGTGAAGGTGAGATTCAGCGTGACTTAGGTGAGCGTATTGTCTTTATTGCTGATGACTCTGCAGTAGCTCGAAACCAAGTTAAGCGTGCGCTTGAACCTCTAGGTGTACAAACTGAACTAGCTAAAAACGGAAAAGAAGCGCTTTTACGTTTAAGAGAGATTGCTCAGCTCGATTGTCAAAATGATATTACTGAACGTGTTGGTCTATTAATATCTGATGTAGAAATGCCAGAAATGGACGGTTATACCTTAACCGCTGAAATTAAGGCTGATCCAAAATTATCACCTTTGCATGTGATCTTGCATACCTCTTTAAGTGGGGTGTTTAACCAAGCAATGATCGAAAAAGTGGGTGCTGATGATTTTATTGCAAAATTTAACCCAGATGAATTAGCGACAGCTGTGAAGAAGTGGGTTCATTGTGATTAA
- the flgB gene encoding flagellar basal body rod protein FlgB — MAISFDKAFGVHPHAMLIRSQRAELLATNIANADTPGYKAKDIDFASALKAAKSNQQGGNSMVRTDAKHIAGGSRFVGSAEMFRTPNQADTGDGNSVDIQVERNLYVQNSLEYQASLQFMSSKIKGLKKALGSQGA; from the coding sequence ATGGCTATCAGTTTTGATAAAGCATTTGGTGTTCATCCTCATGCGATGTTGATCCGTTCACAACGCGCTGAGTTATTAGCGACAAATATCGCTAATGCTGATACGCCGGGCTATAAAGCGAAAGATATCGATTTTGCCTCGGCATTAAAAGCGGCAAAAAGCAACCAACAAGGCGGCAATAGCATGGTAAGAACCGATGCTAAACATATTGCCGGGGGCAGTCGTTTTGTTGGCAGTGCGGAAATGTTTCGTACGCCAAATCAAGCAGATACAGGTGATGGTAACTCAGTCGATATACAAGTGGAACGAAACTTGTATGTACAGAACTCATTAGAGTATCAGGCAAGCCTGCAATTTATGAGTAGTAAAATTAAAGGCCTTAAAAAAGCCCTCGGTAGTCAAGGAGCTTAA
- the flgG gene encoding flagellar basal-body rod protein FlgG, with amino-acid sequence MNPALWISKTGLDAQQTDISVISNNLANASTVGYKKSRAVFEDLLYQNINQPGGRSSQDTEMPSGLMLGAGAKVVANQKNFSQGNMLTTENSLDWMISGPGFFEVQLPDGNIAYSRNGQFTTDEDGRIVTSGAGFPLQPEMNVPDDAQSITVSQDGEVSVRISGQAENVVIGQLTISDFINPSGLEPMGQNLYTETAVSGAPVQGNPGIDGLGTVVQGSLETSNVNVTEELVNLIETQRIYEMNSKVISAVDEMLSYINQQL; translated from the coding sequence ATGAATCCTGCATTATGGATCAGTAAAACCGGGCTTGACGCCCAGCAAACCGATATTTCGGTGATCTCAAATAATCTCGCGAATGCCAGCACGGTCGGTTACAAAAAAAGCCGCGCCGTATTTGAAGATTTACTATATCAAAACATCAATCAACCAGGTGGTCGTTCATCTCAAGACACTGAAATGCCATCGGGTTTAATGCTTGGTGCAGGTGCCAAAGTGGTAGCTAACCAAAAGAACTTTTCACAAGGTAACATGCTTACCACAGAAAATTCATTGGACTGGATGATCTCAGGTCCTGGTTTTTTTGAAGTGCAATTGCCAGATGGCAACATTGCCTATTCACGTAATGGTCAATTCACCACTGACGAAGATGGCCGCATTGTGACCTCGGGCGCGGGTTTTCCATTACAGCCAGAAATGAACGTACCAGACGATGCACAATCAATTACTGTTTCGCAAGACGGTGAAGTGTCGGTACGTATTTCAGGTCAAGCAGAGAACGTGGTAATTGGTCAGCTAACAATTAGTGACTTTATTAATCCATCAGGTCTTGAGCCTATGGGGCAAAACTTGTACACCGAAACCGCTGTGAGTGGCGCACCTGTGCAAGGGAACCCAGGTATCGATGGTTTAGGTACTGTGGTTCAAGGTTCACTAGAAACGTCTAATGTGAATGTAACAGAAGAACTCGTTAACTTGATTGAAACACAACGAATTTATGAAATGAATTCAAAAGTGATTTCAGCGGTTGATGAAATGCTTAGTTACATCAATCAACAGCTTTAA
- a CDS encoding flagellar basal body rod protein FlgF — MDKMVYIAMSGAKQSLRGLELKANNLANANTTGFKADFAQARSMQAFGEGLPSRVFAMQERPGSNMESGGFVETGRELDIAMSDRGWLSVQDASGNEAYTKTGTLNITPDGALITSHGRQVIGEGGPIILPLPIEKVEFSEDGAIQVRPQGAPANFLEVVDRLKVIEADNTQLEKGNDGLFRPKEDMLVNDLCGFCDISPNVKVLSGTLEMSNVNPVHEMVDMISNQRQFELQVKLMKTAEELDERQDQLLRIV, encoded by the coding sequence ATGGACAAAATGGTCTACATTGCCATGTCGGGTGCTAAGCAAAGTTTGCGAGGTCTTGAACTCAAGGCCAACAACCTTGCTAATGCTAACACCACTGGCTTTAAAGCTGATTTTGCACAAGCTCGCTCTATGCAAGCCTTCGGTGAAGGTCTGCCATCTAGGGTGTTTGCAATGCAAGAACGCCCTGGATCTAATATGGAATCGGGTGGTTTTGTTGAAACTGGCCGCGAGCTTGATATCGCGATGAGTGACCGTGGTTGGTTGAGTGTACAAGATGCATCAGGCAATGAGGCGTACACCAAAACTGGCACATTAAACATTACTCCAGATGGTGCGTTGATCACTAGCCACGGCCGTCAAGTAATTGGCGAAGGTGGTCCAATCATTTTGCCATTACCTATCGAGAAAGTTGAGTTTAGTGAAGACGGTGCTATTCAGGTTCGCCCACAAGGAGCGCCAGCAAACTTTTTGGAAGTGGTTGATCGCTTAAAAGTGATTGAGGCTGATAACACTCAGCTTGAAAAAGGTAATGACGGTTTATTTCGACCAAAAGAAGACATGTTGGTCAATGACCTTTGTGGTTTTTGTGATATTTCACCAAACGTAAAAGTACTGTCGGGTACGCTTGAAATGTCGAACGTAAACCCAGTACATGAAATGGTCGACATGATCAGCAATCAACGCCAATTTGAATTACAAGTTAAATTAATGAAAACAGCCGAAGAGCTCGACGAGCGTCAAGATCAGCTGTTACGCATTGTTTAA